The window ggcgaagccctgcatcggtagaacatcatcatcgtcaccacgccgtcgtgctgacgaaactttccctcaacactcggctggatcgaagttcgagggacatcattgggctgaacgtgtgctgaactcggaggtgccgtgcgttcggtacatgatcggtcggatcgtgaagacgtacgactacatcaaccgcgttgtgctaacgcttccgctttcggtctacgagggtacgtggacaacactctcccctctcgttgctacgcatcaccatgatcttgcgtgtgcgtaggaatttttttgaaattactacgttccccaacaggggcGACTCACCATCTACCGGAACAGCGCTCTGGACACGAGCATTTGATGCAAGACTACTTCGCGGAGGTACCTACATACCCTTCTCGTCTCTTCCGCAGAAGGTACCGAATGCGTCGTAGTTTGTTTGTGAAGATTGTCACCGATTGTGAGGCCGCCTCCAATTACTTTAAACTTCGTAGATCCGCCGCCGGTATCATGGGTTTTAGTGCATATCAAAAGACTAGAACCCTCAAATCCAACCCTTAAAGCAGTTTAAGGGTTGTGTTTGAGGGTTCTAGTCTTTGCCCCTGTTTTTCAACCCTTAAAGATGCCAAAAACTGGCACTTCTCAACCCTTAAAACTGCTTTAAGGGTTTGAGGGTTCTACTAGACATGCTCTAACCTCCCTTGCGTTTAAGGTGCTGGGGAGGTCTTATGTCGCCTGTACCGAGACAGACATATTACGTCTCGCCTACAAGGCGGCATTATTTGGCCGGCCCAGTTCCATGAAATTGTTTTGACTATTTTCCACTGTTTTACATTGGTTTCGTTTGTTTTTCTTGTGCTTTCCGGTTtcctttttgttttttgtttttctattcttcttcttcttcttcttcttcttcttcttcttcttggtttTCTTTGATTTTGATTTTGTTTCAGTGTTTAGTGTGGTTTTTTTTATTTGTGCACAATTACACGAAGTGGTAATTCTTAAAGGCTTGAATAGGAAGTTAGATATTCCAAACATCTATTATTTTGTTCCTCTGACCAGTTTTTTTTACTACATGGGTGATGGAAAAGAATATCACAATTTTCACCAGAGTTATCGAACGGTTTCACTCAAAATACACAATGTTCAAATGTTGCCCTGCAATTTTTGTCCGAAAATAAGGTGTTAGCAGCAGCCTCTGCTCTGTATCCGTTGAACACACATCCAATGAATGATGCACACACAACTCAACAAGACCGTGCATCATCCTGGCGCTTAAGCCTTCCGCAaaaacgaaaataaaataaattctaGTCTAGTAAGTACTTAAGCGGCACGTTCGGGAAGAAGTTGAAGCGAGCAACAATCACATGATCGAAAATTCCCAAGCCCGGTTCAAGAAATCGATAATATAAGAGAAGTAGTAATGTTTATTCGAAAAGCAACAATGAATCAATCAAGTAGATAAGCTGATGCATATGCCACGGTACAACAAATTACAAATGGAATCGGCCATGGATCACATTCGCATATCACATGTATGCGCGCCAATTCGATCCCCGAACCCCAGTATATATAATCTCAAACGGAATCACTACTGTCTGACTGACAAGAAGAAGAGGCCGCGTCGATCCGCCAATCAGATCAGATCACATGGCGGACACGGCGTAGACCGCGGCCACGATGAAGCCGGCGATGATGCCGGCCGAGCTCTGGAGCGACGCGCCGCCGCTCCCCACATCGGCCGTCGGCGTCGACTTGGACCCTGCACGTGCATCCAAAATTCGTCGGTCAGTACCGCAATTCAGACGCATCATGAACTTTCACCAAGCAGCATGGGTTTTTTTATTTACTTATCGAATTAATTATTACGTACCTGCTCCGGAGGATGTTGGCGTCTGTCCCGCCGGCGCGCCGGAGGACGGCGACGTGGTGGGGGCGGAGGCGCAGTTGCTGAGCGGCGGAGTCTTGACGCCGCACTGGTCGGGGAGGCCGAGGGCGCGGGTCTTGTTGACGGTGCCGAGCCCGAGCGCGGCGGGGTCGGCGTTGAGCGCCACGCAGAGGCACTCCGGCTTGGAGCTCACCACGGTGGCGAGCTGCGAGCAGCACGACTTGGATGGCGCCGTCTCGTTCCCCGTGATGTAGTTGAGGCAGGGCGACATGCCGATGAGAGTCTGCGTGCACCCGCTCGTCGACTGCGCCGACGCGCCGTCGGCCAGGACCGCCGCCACGACGACGAGCGCCGCCGCGGCCAGCATCGTCACCGCCCTCGCCGCCATTTCTTGCTCCTCTTTCTTCCTTGAAGAGGATGATAGCTGCTCTCTGTAGGTGGTGGTTGCCTTGGTTTGTGCCTGTTGTTCTTGTGATCGATCCGTGATTGATTTATAGGTGGAGTGGTTCAGAGTTGATTGATGGAGAAGGTGGCGGCAGGAAGAAGAAGACACGATCGGAGTGGTTTAGTTAGCGTTGGTGAGCTGAATTTTCCTACCATTGAAAAGAAAACTCGGGCTATCAACAACTACGTTCAGCTTTTGACGCGGCCTTGTTGGGTGGTACGTAGAATCTTCCAGCTTTTGGCGCCAGGTGGCTCGGCTTTGATGTTTGGCGTGTTTGAAGAGATTAGCAACGGTCTGACGCCGCGTCAGGCGTGACTGCAACATGTTTTTCGTGTGGCTGAGCAGTAATAACCGTTGTGAATGGGCAAGGGAAATTTGGATCTTTACTCTTGATGAATAGCAGGGGGGAATAGTAATTGCTTCGAGAAACCCGAGCTTCCGTGAAGATTGAGCAAGCGCTTCGGTTCTTGGACCATCCGAGGAAAAATGGCATGACCTGTTCTTTTTATTTGTGGTTTGTGACACATGAAGAAGAGCATGGAAAATAAAATGACGTGTGCTCTTACTTTCGATTACCCTCTGATCCAAAATAAGTGTTGTGGTTTTAGTTTGGATCGAAGGGAGTAGATAATTTCCCGCGCGCTGCTTTTTTTTCGTGTGCACGTTGGGATGCAAACTTTTTTTAAGGGATTTCTATTTTCATGCCCTCCATTCCTTAGTTCTACTCAGTTTTGCCCAACCCTCTAACTTGTGCCCATTTTTGCCTTGCTCTGTCTAGCTGAACCTCACATCAAATGCAACATTTTCATTGGGTCAACCCCTTTGACCGTTACATGCATGACTGTgagaatatgacatgtgttccacTGTAAAGTACGGCCACATCAGCCAGCCAACTGTCAGTCGCCGATGCATAGCATGGTAGAGCGTCGTTGCTTGTCTGGCCAATTCCAGCGATGGCTGGACGATATCTTGGCCTCTACAGTTAGCCAGTGCTCGTGAGCGTTGAGGGGCGGCATCAGGGTGGCCGGGGGTGGAAGGACACAAAGGCAGTGGGTGAGTAACATCGTGGCGGAGTTTGGTGTTTATAGGCAAAGCAAACGAAGGAGCTTATAGACGTAGTCAGGAAAGTGAATCTTTCGACCCccgctcccctccccctccccccgcgCCGCCCCTAGCGGGCGTCTCGGGGGGCGAATCCCCTCCCGCCGGCGttacccctctccctctccctctccctcgccgccACACGAGGCTGCCGCCGGGAAAGGCTCGGGGCGCGGCCGGGGACTGCGGCGGCGGGGCCTGCGCTGCTCCGGATTCGCTTCGGAGGGCCACGGATCTAGGCGGCGGCCCCTGGTGAGCCCCCTGTCTCTTGCGGTTTGAAGTGGGGTTGGCGTGGTGCCGACGATCTGGTCGGGTGGCCGACGCATCTCCGGTGGGCTGGGGCCTCGCGTGGCTGCCCTGGCGGCTGGCGGCGCCAGATCTGGCTGCTGGCCATCTTCCCAGCTCAGTGCGTTTCTCCTGTGATAATAACAAAAGGCCTTTGGCAGTGTTAGCCAATTTGGAAAGGTAATAATAACAAATTGCACTTCCAATGCATATTATTTTATATTCAGCATCATGTTTTTTTATTTGGAATTAAGCAGCTACTTGATCTTTGGTtaaaagtgttggggaacgtagtaatttcaaaaaaattcctacgcacacgcaagatcatggtgatgcatagcaacgagaggggagagtgttgtccacgtaccctcgtagaccgacggcggaagcgttatcacaacgcggttgatgtagtcgtacgtcttcacgatccgaccgatcaagtaccgaacgcacggcacctccgatttctacacacgttcagctcgatgacgtccctcgaactccgatccagccgagtgttgagggagagtttcgtcagcacgacggcgtggtgacgatgatgatgttccaccgacgcagggcttcgcctaagctccgcaacggtattatcgaggtgtaatatggtggaggggggcaccgcacacggctaagagatcaatagatcaattgttgttcctctggggtgcccccctgcccccgtatataaaggagcaagggggaggcagccggccaaggggagaggcgcgccaaaggggggagtcctactcccaccgggagtaggactcctcctttccttgtgggagtaggagaagggaagggggaaggagaaagaaggaagggggcgccccccctccctagtacaattcggactagcccatggggaggggtgcggccaccctttggggtctttctctcctttcctgtatggcccattaaggcccaatacgaattcccgtaactctccggtactccaaaaaatacccgaatcactcggaacctttccggagtccgaatatagtcgtccaatatatcgatctttatgtctcggccatttcgagactcctcgtcatgtccccgatcttatccgggactccgaactccttcggtacatcaacatacataaactcataataaaactgtcatcgtaacgttaagcgtgcggaccctttgggttcgagaactatgtagacatgaccgagacacctctccggtcaataaccaatagcgggacctggatgcccgtattggctcccacatattctacgaagatctttatcggtcagaccgcataacaacatacgttgttccctttgtcatcggtatgttacttacccgagattcgatcgtcggtatctcgatacctagttcaatctcgttactggcaagtctctttactcgtttcgtaatacatcatcccgcaactaactcattagtcacaatgcttgcaaggcttatagtgatgtgcattaccgagtgggcccagagatacctctctgacaatcggagtgacaaatcctaatctcgaaatacgccaacccaacaagtacctttggagacacctgtagagcacctttataatcacccatttacgttctgacgtttggtagcacacaaagtgttcctccggtaaacgggagttgcataatctcatagtcataggaacatgtataagtcatgaagaaagcaatagcaacatactaaacgatcgggtgctaagctaacgtaatgggtcaagtcaatcacgtcattctcctaatgaggtgatctcgttaatcaaatgacaactcatgtctatggctaggaaacataaccatctttgattaacgagctagtcaagtagaggcatacttgtgacactctgtttgtctatgtattcacacatgtattatgtttccggttaatacaattctagcatgaataataaacatttatcatgatataaggaaatatataatactttattattgcctctagggcatatttccttcaaaaaggaTGGTCCACACACACGAAGTCCAGAAGATATTAGAAGTAGTTGATTGATTATTTTTTGGTGCATCATATTCCTCTGTTGTACTTACGTTTAATGATTCAAATTCACAATTTGAGCATTGGGGAGATGGCCCGACTCCTTATTAGAAGGAAATGGTAAGAACCATGTTGTCTCCATCCAATTTGGTACATGCGTTCTCCATGCTCCATAATCTTAATCCATAACTTACGATGTGTTTTGGGGATTATTTTCTTTAGGGTTATGGATCTCGGAATGCTTTTGCTCATGAAATTCTTTGTGAGGTTacaccactactagggaaaagcctagtagTAGCGCAGGTTTAAAGCCTACTAGTAGCGTGTGTCACCGtgctactagtaaggcgctacaactattccttagtagtagcgcgtgcaACACACGCTCTGCTAAGACACATAGCCGCAACGTGTGTTGCTTCCGGCGCTACTGCTAATCTAACTAGTAGTAGCGTGTTTCCGGTCCAGCGCTACTAGTATATTTTttatcattttttatttttagtgtatttatacgccgttatacaaattttggtacagtaccaattatgaggttgttataacattatgtccataacagtgtgtgaaatgaaggtggattaggttcaagtggaggcagCATATGTGGTGCATCTCGAAActatactactaatccaaacttgatctagtttggattagtagtactttcgatgtgcaccacatgttgcctccacttgaatcgaatccgccaacacaagctatttaatcatcatcatagtcattaccaccagcactagctatttaatcatcatagtcatagtgtagcatattatcatcttcaaactcattctagctagctaatcaccatCAACACTAGCTacggtagctatctaatcaccaccaacactagctaataataatcatcatagtcattaccaccaacactagctatttaatcatcataatcatagtgtagcacatcatcatcttcaaactcattctagctagctaatcactcctgctgctctctctcaggtaaaatagcataaaacatgtgtagcactcctgcttcatcatattggagcatgcagatgaacctgtctcctaattgtgGGCCGGGCTTCTGATTGCTGTCCCCTAGTAGTTCTCTGCgatccttcacaattttgctccaatctttgactattaagacttgctcgcttttagaaatcttgaatgcactaaagtgcaatgtaggatgtcttggccgtaagctaatcatggacatgcgacctttagtctcgatccaatgaggcacaactatcatcgggagtccctgttgaagaaaccagagaggcccgctcggggccgcgacaagaaagagGGAGATGATGATCACGAAGAGGATGACGAGTCCAGCGACCAAGAGTTTCAAAAGGCCacagaggccatgtgcatcgatggtggcgcctcgttgcattcttctcaccgccagcttaaATAGTGGGCGCGCGAGATAAATGCGGCAGAGCCATCGGTCGACgcccagaagccactgaaatGGTCCTGCACGCCTATCATTTTCGATgtcgaggatcaccctgaccgcacaaccgcggtcgggtgcttaccgttgttggtttcaccaacaattcgcaacctcaaggtgacgaaaATGCTAGTggacggtggggccggtctgaacttgatctcacccaaAGTGATTAAGGGGTTGCAAATCCCCAAGGAagatctcgaggagacgggcacgtttcaagggatcAATCCGGGGAGAAGCCAGCccatagtaacatacttagcaatgaaattTAGCTTAAAAacaatgtatgcaaaagatgcactgaggacaaatagtaaaaatcttaccatctttcctaaatagatgtgaccgtagttcaatacgaacactattggtcgcacgttttgagtactaagattttgaagtccaggaaaataatttctcttgacagcatcaagatcctcaagccatgaaacataatgacttatctcctcgcagtttagttcagcccccggacagtggacggtcctgtctaccaagcgccggacatgttttcttgaatggaaataagctgtcaatagaaattagttgtcaactatttttgaataaaaaatatcgaagacataaatatggttgagaaactcacataatggtagaactggaggcgtctgcacatcgacccagatgtcgatattaccttcaatatcatcttccggacgaatatcaaaggtgataactatatcaggctcaaatgcataagccttgcatagtgcttgccaagttttgcatccaaaataggtgtaggtgtctgcattgtataattttgcgtcggaagtataaccatgctcggtcttcaagttaactctctttacctccatagttttcataggactgaaaccaatcttatccaagacaaaaattcttgcatggcatgTGATACGCTATTAGAatagtaaaaaattaaaattataagttgaagcaaaagaagaagaagtcatgcttaattacgaaaaaagacttgtcattgtgacttactgtatccacttcgaaggtctcatccagcttgatgttGAAGCGCCTACCATCAACTAGGAAATTTCTGTCACACAGGCCGtgctcgtcttcgcagtattcgcacataccgaaatccttttaatcgtcagacatttcctatgttcatagttgaaacacaCGCTACTTAAAGTCAACTTGAAATGTCGTTTGATTCTCTTACTAGCAAATCCgaggcactcgatatttcctacatattctagcacaagtcatgcttaaattcacggaaaaatccggcatgacctttgctaaaataggacatatcgagcgcctgaaatttgccggaacggaaatgaatcaacactctggcaaaacataggccaatcggaaatgaatcaacacttcGCACATGAGCATAAACTGGTGctcattgcatttcaatggttcAATATTGACAATTTTTTTTGAATATATCTTATAACCCGAACACTTCATTTGGTTAATAAGCATAACTAAATACCCTAGTTTTACTTTATTCAACACCGAGgagcggagaaggaggaggtggactTTTAGCTCACCGACTCGGGTGTAGAGGAAGTAGAGGTAGCTCGGATGACGATCACTCCAAGGAGACACGACTCTACAAAGCCTGCATATTCCACCgagtaaaattttaattagatcatcaaatctcatatagcactctttgatgacaaagtgataatggcataaattcaactagttctattaattcaactagttaaactaagcacttactaaaaataaactagttctattaattttcttactaaaaataaactagttctatagtaaaattttaattagatcatcaaatctcatatacctaaattttcatactaaaaacaaactagttctattaattcaactagttcaactaagcacttactacaaataaaaataattaattttcttactaaaaaacagtaaaaaaactacattatacaagAACAGTACAAAAAAAGTTTAGGGTTTAGGAGAGAtggagagaggagggaggaggtaggaggaggagggaggagggggtgaCCAGAGGAGGAgtggaggggggaggaggaggagggaggagggggcggccggaggaggagggaggagggaggaggggtggCCGAAGGTGGAGGGAGGGGAGCGGTAGGAggagtgaggaggaggaggaaggagagaggaggagggattacctcagtggaggaggaggagcagcgtCGGCGGTGGCGGGCGATGACGGTGGTCGGTGAACGGCTGCAGCGGCGGACGACGGGGGGTGTGGGGGAGTGAGAGTGGAGAGGGAGAGTGGGGGCGGCCGGTTGGGGAAGGTAAAGTtgaacttagcagtagcgcgggataTGATAAACCGCTACTGCTAAGTtcaatagcagtagcgcgcctgcAGTACAGGCGGTACTACTATACCTAGCAGGGTGGCAACGTCGTGGCATTTTTAATGGTAGCGCGTTTTGTAACTAGCATGCTGCTGCTacttgtatagcagtagcgctgtttATACACACGTGCAGCTGCTAAGTAGCAGCAACACCTTATTTTAAACCGCGGCAGCGGTAATATTCTGTGTATAAAGTTTTCCCTAGTAATGCACCAACATGATTTTTTCATTATTGTTAGCCATGAGCTTTACTCAACTTCTCATAGAGATTATGTTAAGAAAAGATTACGTTCATATTGCATAAAACACCAACAAACATTGCAGAACTGAACTTAGATGTTTTTTTTGTCATCATCTTTCCAATTGCACTATCAATTCATTTTAAATTTCATATAAAGAGTGATCTTGATTATTCACACaagctttttttttttttgcttcatCATGATAACTCTGCCATTGCTATGGTTTTGATTCTTGAAAAAAATTCTATGCCTTCAAAGGTACCTATAGCCTTTGTACTGGTTAACTATAAGTGTGCGGCTCATGGTAGAATATCCATGTAGTTCCCCAAATATATTCGATGATGAGCAGATCAATTGTGTTctttttgatttagtttgcacaTATTTAAAAGCAAATGTTAACAACAGGTGCAGTCTCTAACTATTACCCTTTTCaaggagggtttctcaccaccgccgccaccaTCTAAGAAATTTAGGTTCCCTCACCTCCGGCCACCATCTTGGCATTGCGA is drawn from Aegilops tauschii subsp. strangulata cultivar AL8/78 chromosome 1, Aet v6.0, whole genome shotgun sequence and contains these coding sequences:
- the LOC109766057 gene encoding non-specific lipid transfer protein GPI-anchored 15, translated to MAARAVTMLAAAALVVVAAVLADGASAQSTSGCTQTLIGMSPCLNYITGNETAPSKSCCSQLATVVSSKPECLCVALNADPAALGLGTVNKTRALGLPDQCGVKTPPLSNCASAPTTSPSSGAPAGQTPTSSGAGSKSTPTADVGSGGASLQSSAGIIAGFIVAAVYAVSAM